One genomic window of Medicago truncatula cultivar Jemalong A17 chromosome 1, MtrunA17r5.0-ANR, whole genome shotgun sequence includes the following:
- the LOC11414682 gene encoding probable ATP-dependent DNA helicase CHR12 isoform X2 gives MMRLRRPLYGVGDPFAMDADNQLRKRRDSERLSRLEEVEKNNIETTKRRFFAEILNSVRELQLQIQASLKRRKQRNDGIQAWHGRQRQRATRAEKLRFQALKADDQEAYMRMVKESKNERLTVLLEETNKLLVNLGAAVQRQKDFKHSDGIEPLEDSEADLPESDASKNGIYKESPVDDDIDAIDSDHNDGDSNDLLEGQRQYNSAIHSIQEKVTEQPSILQGGELRSYQIEGLQWMLSLFNNNLNGILADEMGLGKTIQTISLIAHLFEYKGVTGPHLIVAPKAVLPNWIIEFSTWAPSIKTILYDGRMDERKAIKEEYSGEGKFNVMITHYDLIMRDKAFLKKIKWIYLIVDEGHRLKNHESVLAKTLDNSYHIQRRLLLTGTPIQNSLQELWSLLNFLLPNIFNSVQNFEDWFNAPFADRVDVSLSDEEQLLIIRRLHQVIRPFILRRKKNEVEKFLPGKSQVILKCDMSAWQKVYYQQVTDVGRVGLDNGTGKSKSLQNLTMQLRKCCNHPYLFVGDYDMYKCKEEIVRASGKFELLDRLLPKLRRAGHRVLLFSQMTRLMDTLEVYLRLHDFKYLRLDGSTKTEERGSLLRKFNAPDSPYFMFLLSTRAGGLGLNLQTADTVIIFDSDWNPQMDQQAEDRAHRIGQKKEVRVFVLVSVGSVEEVILERAKQKMGIDAKVIQAGLFNTTSTAQDRREMLEVIMRRGSSSLGADVPSEREINRLAARSDEEFWLFEKMDEERRQKENYRSRLMEEHELPEWVYAPIKKDDKAKDFNSGVTGKRKRKDVIYADTLSELQWMQAMENGGDMSKLSAKGKRRESRDHLSSDSIAQASDDTGADESILQSRAKIVPTENDRTWEDSFHVTPSSKRFKPEGTNFQKHAHEDVSGSGLDQPVFSWNIHKKKRSSHLGQGSASESRGHNSNGRANWN, from the exons ATGATGAGATTACGCCGTCCATTGTATGGAGTTGGAGATCCATTTGCCATGGATGCTGATAATCAATTGAGGAAGAGGCGGGATTCTGAg AGACTGTCAAGATTAGAAGAGGTggagaaaaataatatagagaCTACAAAAAGAAGGTTTTTTGCAGAAATACTAAATTCTGTCCGCGAGCTCCAGTTACAAATTCAAGCTTCTCTGAAGCGGAGAAAACAGAGGAATGATGGTATCCAG GCATGGCATGGAAGGCAAAGACAAAGGGCAACCCGGGCAGAGAAATTGAGATTTCAAGCCTTGAAGGCTGATGATCAAGAAGCTTACATGAGAATGGTGAAGGAGAGTAAGAATGAAAGATTAACTGTGCTTCTTGAAGAAACAAATAAACTACTTGTAAATTTAGGAGCAGCTGTTCAACGTCAAAAGGACTTCAAACATTCAGATGGCATTGAACCCTTGGAAGATTCCGAAGCTGATTTACCTGAGTCAGATGCTTCAAAGAATGGAATTTATAAGGAATCACCTGTTGATGATGATATAGATGCGATAGATTCTGATCACAATGATGGTGACTCTAATGATTTACTTGAAGGTCAGCGCCAATACAATTCTGCCATACATTCAATTCAGGAAAAG GTAACTGAGCAACCGTCTATACTTCAAGGTGGAGAATTAAGATCATATCAGATAGAGGGGCTCCAATGGATGCTTTCTTTGTTTAATAACAACTTAAATGGGATTTTGGCTGATGAAATGGGGCTTGGGAAAACAATTCAAACGATTTCTCTCATAGCACATCTTTTCGAATACAAAGGTGTGACTGGTCCCCACTTGATTGTTGCTCCAAAGGCAGTTCTGCCAAACTGGATCATTGAATTCTCAACGTGGGCTCCTAG CATTAAAACTATTCTTTATGATGGACGGATGGATGAGAGAAAAGCAATAAAGGAAGAATATTCAGGAGAGGGGAAATTTAATGTTATGATTACACATTATGATCTTATAATGAGAGACAAAGCGTTTCTCAAGAAAATTAAATGGATCTACTTAATTGTAGATGAAGGTCATCGATTGAAGAATCACGAGTCTGTTCTAGCAAAAACCTTGGACAATAG CTATCACATCCAACGAAGACTTTTGTTGACTGGTACCCCAATTCAGAACAGTTTGCAGGAATTGTGGTCCCTGCTTAATTTTCTACTTCCAAACATTTTCAACTCCGTTCAAAATTTCGAGGACTGGTTCAATGCCCCCTTTGCAGACCGAGTTGATGTCTCTCTATCAGATGAAGAACAACTATTAATCATTCGGCGTCTACATCAA GTAATCAGGCCCTTCAtattaagaaggaaaaaaaatgaggtGGAAAAATTTCTTCCTGGGAAATCTCAGGTCATACTCAAATGTGATATGTCAGCCTGGCAGAAGGTTTATTATCAACAAGTTACTGACGTAGGCAGAGTTGGTTTGGACAACG GTACTGGAAAATCAAAAAGTCTACAGAACTTAACAATGCAACTCAGAAAGTGTTGTAACCATCCTTACCTCTTTGTGGGAGACTATGATATGTATAAATGTAAGGAGGAGATTGTCAGAGCATCAGGTAAGTTTGAACTTCTTGACCGTTTGCTCCCAAAACTTCGCAGAGCTGGTCACCGAGTCCTCCTTTTCTCACAAATGACTCGACTCATGGACACTCTCGAAGTTTATTTACGACTTCATGATTTCAAGTATCTTAGACTTGATGGCTCAACAAAAACTGAAGAAAGAGGCTCTCTACTACGGAAATTTAATGCTCCTGACTCCCCATACTTTATGTTTCTCTTAAGCACCCGGGCAGGCGGTCTTGGTTTGAACTTACAAACAGCAGATACTGTTATAATCTTCGACAGCGATTGGAACCCACAAATGGATCAACAAGCCGAGGACCGAGCACATCGTATTGGACAAAAAAAGGAAGTTCGGGTTTTCGTGTTGGTTAGTGTGGGGTCAGTTGAAGAGGTGATTTTAGAACGTGCAAAACAAAAGATGGGTATAGACGCCAAAGTCATTCAGGCAGgacttttcaatacaacttcGACAG CCCAGGACAGAAGAGAAATGTTGGAGGTGATTATGCGTCGAGGTTCAAGCTCACTTGGGGCAGATGTGCCTAGCGAGAGAGAAATTAACCGCCTTGCTGCTCGATCAGATGAGGAATTTTGGCTGTTCGAGAAAATGGATGAAGAGAGAAGACAAAAGGAAAACTACAGATCACGTCTCATGGAAGAGCATGAATTGCCAGAATGGGTGTATGCTCCAATTAAAAAGGATGACAAAGCCAAAGATTTCAACAGTGGTGTTACTGGAAAGCGGAAAAGAAAAGATGTGATATATGCTGATACATTGAGTGAGCTACAATGGATGCAGGCTATGGAGAATGGTGGGGACATGTCAAAGCTTTCAGCTAAAGGGAAAAGAAGAGAGTCAAGAGACCACCTCTCATCTGACAGCATAGCACAAGCCAGTGATGATACAGGGGCAGATGAAAGCATATTACAGTCGAGGGCAAAAATTGTCCCTACAGAAAACGACAGAACTTGGGAAGATAGTTTCCATGTCACTCCTTCCTCAAAGAGATTCAAGCCTGAAGGAACAAATTTCCAGAAACATGCACACGAGGATGTCAGTGGAAGTGGATTGGACCAGCCTGTTTTCTCCTGGAATATTCACAAAAAGAAGAGATCAAGCCATCTTGGTCAGGGTTCAGCATCTGAGAGTAGAGGGCATAATTCAAATGGAAGAGCAAACTGGAACTGA
- the LOC25485227 gene encoding putative methyltransferase C9orf114, with amino-acid sequence MGKKKKQRLTTDAETEPESNPINGNIDDSHSNKKLKKIKKNKTNEEIPTVSIAVPASIIDNVPTLELATRLASQIARAAAIFRINEVVVFDNRSNTDKGYTALDNSDDESSSVFLVRILQYLETPQYLRKALFPMHNSLRFVGMLPPLDAPHHLRKHEWGPYREGVTIKEKHLNSGATLVDVGLFKHVVVDQILEPGRRVTVAMGANRNLDSDLPREVVSSSKPREEGAYWGYQVRYARNISSVFCECTYKGGYDCIIGTSEHGQIIKSSELEIPSFRHLLIAFGGLAGLEESVEEDDNFKGKNAKEVFNLYLNTCPHQGSRTIRTEEAILISLQYFQEPISRAMLG; translated from the exons atggggaagaagaagaagcagcgGCTGACAACAGATGCAGAAACCGAACCGGAATCAAACCCAATCAATGGCAACATCGATGATTCTCACAGTAACAAGAAGCTTAAGAAGATtaagaagaacaaaacaaacGAGGAGATACCCACTGTTAGCATAGCTGTTCCCGCTTCCATCATTGACAACGTTCCAACTCTCGAACTCGCTACTCGG CTGGCTAGTCAAATCGCTCGTGCCGCGGCTATTTTCCGAATCAATGAG GTGGTTGTGTTTGACAATAGAAGTAATACCGACAAAGGTTATACCGCGCTGGATAATTCTGATGATGAAAGTAGTTCGGTTTTTCTCGTGCGTATCCTGCAGTATCTTGAGACACCTCAGTATTTGAGGAAGGCTCTTTTTCCAATGCATAACAGCTTAAGATTTGTG GGGATGCTGCCACCCCTTGATGCTCCACACCATTTGCGCAAACACGAGTGGGGTCCGTATCGGGAAG GTGTCAcgataaaagaaaaacatttaaaCTCCGGGGCAACACTAGTTGATGTTGGCTTATTTAAG CATGTTGTAGTTGACCAAATACTTGAACCCGGAAGAAGAGTTACTGTGGCCATGGGCGCCAACCGCAATTTGGATTCTG ATTTACCACGCGAGGTTGTCTCATCATCCAAGCCTAGGGAAGAAGGAGCATATTGGGGATATCAAGTGCGTTATGCTCGCAATATTAGCTCAGTATTTTGTGAATGTACATACAAG GGTGGCTATGATTGTATAATTGGTACCTCTGAGCATGGTCAGATTATTAAGTCATCTGAGCTTGAAATACCATCCTTCAG ACATTTATTGATTGCCTTCGGCGGATTGGCTGGTTTGGAAGAGAGTGTTGAGGAAGATGATAACTTTAAG GGAAAAAATGCAAAGGAAGTgttcaatttatatttaaatacatgTCCACATCAGGGGAGTCGAACAATTCGAACAGAG gAGGCTATTCTTATATCTCTTCAGTACTTCCAAGAACCAATAAGCCGAGCAATGTTGGGTTGA
- the LOC11414682 gene encoding probable ATP-dependent DNA helicase CHR12 isoform X1 has product MEEKEQQHTKTLISALNFLSRDVPLPSHLLDSVSSIYRLNNNVNGDVESSGDDLITDLEDALSKQRPKCASGFKLEEAVESRHQNQIRHRLNELQELPSSRGEDLQTKCLLELYGLKLAELQSKVRSDVSSEYWLNVECAYPDRRLFDWGMMRLRRPLYGVGDPFAMDADNQLRKRRDSERLSRLEEVEKNNIETTKRRFFAEILNSVRELQLQIQASLKRRKQRNDGIQAWHGRQRQRATRAEKLRFQALKADDQEAYMRMVKESKNERLTVLLEETNKLLVNLGAAVQRQKDFKHSDGIEPLEDSEADLPESDASKNGIYKESPVDDDIDAIDSDHNDGDSNDLLEGQRQYNSAIHSIQEKVTEQPSILQGGELRSYQIEGLQWMLSLFNNNLNGILADEMGLGKTIQTISLIAHLFEYKGVTGPHLIVAPKAVLPNWIIEFSTWAPSIKTILYDGRMDERKAIKEEYSGEGKFNVMITHYDLIMRDKAFLKKIKWIYLIVDEGHRLKNHESVLAKTLDNSYHIQRRLLLTGTPIQNSLQELWSLLNFLLPNIFNSVQNFEDWFNAPFADRVDVSLSDEEQLLIIRRLHQVIRPFILRRKKNEVEKFLPGKSQVILKCDMSAWQKVYYQQVTDVGRVGLDNGTGKSKSLQNLTMQLRKCCNHPYLFVGDYDMYKCKEEIVRASGKFELLDRLLPKLRRAGHRVLLFSQMTRLMDTLEVYLRLHDFKYLRLDGSTKTEERGSLLRKFNAPDSPYFMFLLSTRAGGLGLNLQTADTVIIFDSDWNPQMDQQAEDRAHRIGQKKEVRVFVLVSVGSVEEVILERAKQKMGIDAKVIQAGLFNTTSTAQDRREMLEVIMRRGSSSLGADVPSEREINRLAARSDEEFWLFEKMDEERRQKENYRSRLMEEHELPEWVYAPIKKDDKAKDFNSGVTGKRKRKDVIYADTLSELQWMQAMENGGDMSKLSAKGKRRESRDHLSSDSIAQASDDTGADESILQSRAKIVPTENDRTWEDSFHVTPSSKRFKPEGTNFQKHAHEDVSGSGLDQPVFSWNIHKKKRSSHLGQGSASESRGHNSNGRANWN; this is encoded by the exons ATGGAAGAAAAGGAACAACAACACACAAAAACACTCATTTCTGctctcaattttctctctcgCGACGTTCCTCTTCCCTCTCACCTTCTCGATTCCGTTTCTTCCATCTATCGTCTCAACAACAATGTCAAT GGCGATGTAGAGAGTTCCGGAGATGATTTAATAACAGATCTTGAAGATGCATTATCGAAACAACGCCCGAAATGTGCATCAGGTTTCAAGTTGGAGGAAGCAGTGGAAAGCCGTCATCAAAACCAGATTCGGCATCGGTTAAATGAGCTTCAAG AATTGCCTTCAAGCAGGGGAGAGGACCTGCAGACAAAGTGCCTGCTTGAACTTTATGGACTGAAG TTAGCAGAGTTGCAATCAAAGGTTCGGTCTGATGTGAGTTCTGAATACTGGCTCAATGTTGAATGTGCATATCCTGACCGGAGATTGTTTGATTGGGGCATGATGAGATTACGCCGTCCATTGTATGGAGTTGGAGATCCATTTGCCATGGATGCTGATAATCAATTGAGGAAGAGGCGGGATTCTGAg AGACTGTCAAGATTAGAAGAGGTggagaaaaataatatagagaCTACAAAAAGAAGGTTTTTTGCAGAAATACTAAATTCTGTCCGCGAGCTCCAGTTACAAATTCAAGCTTCTCTGAAGCGGAGAAAACAGAGGAATGATGGTATCCAG GCATGGCATGGAAGGCAAAGACAAAGGGCAACCCGGGCAGAGAAATTGAGATTTCAAGCCTTGAAGGCTGATGATCAAGAAGCTTACATGAGAATGGTGAAGGAGAGTAAGAATGAAAGATTAACTGTGCTTCTTGAAGAAACAAATAAACTACTTGTAAATTTAGGAGCAGCTGTTCAACGTCAAAAGGACTTCAAACATTCAGATGGCATTGAACCCTTGGAAGATTCCGAAGCTGATTTACCTGAGTCAGATGCTTCAAAGAATGGAATTTATAAGGAATCACCTGTTGATGATGATATAGATGCGATAGATTCTGATCACAATGATGGTGACTCTAATGATTTACTTGAAGGTCAGCGCCAATACAATTCTGCCATACATTCAATTCAGGAAAAG GTAACTGAGCAACCGTCTATACTTCAAGGTGGAGAATTAAGATCATATCAGATAGAGGGGCTCCAATGGATGCTTTCTTTGTTTAATAACAACTTAAATGGGATTTTGGCTGATGAAATGGGGCTTGGGAAAACAATTCAAACGATTTCTCTCATAGCACATCTTTTCGAATACAAAGGTGTGACTGGTCCCCACTTGATTGTTGCTCCAAAGGCAGTTCTGCCAAACTGGATCATTGAATTCTCAACGTGGGCTCCTAG CATTAAAACTATTCTTTATGATGGACGGATGGATGAGAGAAAAGCAATAAAGGAAGAATATTCAGGAGAGGGGAAATTTAATGTTATGATTACACATTATGATCTTATAATGAGAGACAAAGCGTTTCTCAAGAAAATTAAATGGATCTACTTAATTGTAGATGAAGGTCATCGATTGAAGAATCACGAGTCTGTTCTAGCAAAAACCTTGGACAATAG CTATCACATCCAACGAAGACTTTTGTTGACTGGTACCCCAATTCAGAACAGTTTGCAGGAATTGTGGTCCCTGCTTAATTTTCTACTTCCAAACATTTTCAACTCCGTTCAAAATTTCGAGGACTGGTTCAATGCCCCCTTTGCAGACCGAGTTGATGTCTCTCTATCAGATGAAGAACAACTATTAATCATTCGGCGTCTACATCAA GTAATCAGGCCCTTCAtattaagaaggaaaaaaaatgaggtGGAAAAATTTCTTCCTGGGAAATCTCAGGTCATACTCAAATGTGATATGTCAGCCTGGCAGAAGGTTTATTATCAACAAGTTACTGACGTAGGCAGAGTTGGTTTGGACAACG GTACTGGAAAATCAAAAAGTCTACAGAACTTAACAATGCAACTCAGAAAGTGTTGTAACCATCCTTACCTCTTTGTGGGAGACTATGATATGTATAAATGTAAGGAGGAGATTGTCAGAGCATCAGGTAAGTTTGAACTTCTTGACCGTTTGCTCCCAAAACTTCGCAGAGCTGGTCACCGAGTCCTCCTTTTCTCACAAATGACTCGACTCATGGACACTCTCGAAGTTTATTTACGACTTCATGATTTCAAGTATCTTAGACTTGATGGCTCAACAAAAACTGAAGAAAGAGGCTCTCTACTACGGAAATTTAATGCTCCTGACTCCCCATACTTTATGTTTCTCTTAAGCACCCGGGCAGGCGGTCTTGGTTTGAACTTACAAACAGCAGATACTGTTATAATCTTCGACAGCGATTGGAACCCACAAATGGATCAACAAGCCGAGGACCGAGCACATCGTATTGGACAAAAAAAGGAAGTTCGGGTTTTCGTGTTGGTTAGTGTGGGGTCAGTTGAAGAGGTGATTTTAGAACGTGCAAAACAAAAGATGGGTATAGACGCCAAAGTCATTCAGGCAGgacttttcaatacaacttcGACAG CCCAGGACAGAAGAGAAATGTTGGAGGTGATTATGCGTCGAGGTTCAAGCTCACTTGGGGCAGATGTGCCTAGCGAGAGAGAAATTAACCGCCTTGCTGCTCGATCAGATGAGGAATTTTGGCTGTTCGAGAAAATGGATGAAGAGAGAAGACAAAAGGAAAACTACAGATCACGTCTCATGGAAGAGCATGAATTGCCAGAATGGGTGTATGCTCCAATTAAAAAGGATGACAAAGCCAAAGATTTCAACAGTGGTGTTACTGGAAAGCGGAAAAGAAAAGATGTGATATATGCTGATACATTGAGTGAGCTACAATGGATGCAGGCTATGGAGAATGGTGGGGACATGTCAAAGCTTTCAGCTAAAGGGAAAAGAAGAGAGTCAAGAGACCACCTCTCATCTGACAGCATAGCACAAGCCAGTGATGATACAGGGGCAGATGAAAGCATATTACAGTCGAGGGCAAAAATTGTCCCTACAGAAAACGACAGAACTTGGGAAGATAGTTTCCATGTCACTCCTTCCTCAAAGAGATTCAAGCCTGAAGGAACAAATTTCCAGAAACATGCACACGAGGATGTCAGTGGAAGTGGATTGGACCAGCCTGTTTTCTCCTGGAATATTCACAAAAAGAAGAGATCAAGCCATCTTGGTCAGGGTTCAGCATCTGAGAGTAGAGGGCATAATTCAAATGGAAGAGCAAACTGGAACTGA